In Brachypodium distachyon strain Bd21 chromosome 2, Brachypodium_distachyon_v3.0, whole genome shotgun sequence, one genomic interval encodes:
- the LOC100846100 gene encoding C-type lectin receptor-like tyrosine-protein kinase At1g52310 — MALAAIFLLAASLLLPALAATPALAQSLSCPQGWQISPDRVKCFMHISSSLSWDGSEALCRNFSGHLAALSSVQDLNFAKSLCGASSSGCWVGGRRYNTSSNTTSVVGWKWSDDSSFWNQTVFPGEPSHANCNSTHCGLATSYDICTLVTNKHAALTGRKCGESHGLICMINHDRCYHDHCHKEYFIVLIVVSGLILSTTLAVVVWLLVYRRSKKRRRSREASGTSATALVPPLWKVFTGEELRSITKNFSEGNRLPGNAKTGGTYSGIMPDGSKVAIKRLKRSSLQRKKDFYSEISRVAKLYHPNLVAVKGCCYDHGDRFIVYEFVANGPLDVWLHHIPRGGRSLDWVTRMRVATTLAQGIAFLHDKVKPQVVHRDIRASNVLLDEEFGSHLMGVGLSKFVPWEVMHERTVKAATYGYLAPEFIYRNELTTKSDVYSFGVLLLEIISGRRPAQSVESVGWQTIFEWATPLVQSHRYLELLDPLINDLPEVGVIQKVVDLVYSCTQHVPSVRPRMSHVVHQLQQLELKSAASEQLRSGTSTSATSPMLPLEVRTPR; from the exons atggccctcgccgccatctttctcctcgccgcctccttgcTTCTCCCCGCCTTAGCTGCCACACCTGCGCTGGCTCAATCCC TGTCATGCCCGCAAGGTTGGCAAATCAGTCCTGATCGGGTTAAATGCTTCATGCACATATCAAGCTCTCTTTCTTGGGATGGATCTGAAGCTCTCTGCCGTAACTTCAGTGGCCATCTGGCCGCGCTATCATCAGTTCAGGACCTAAATTTCGCAAAGTCTCTCTGTGGAGCTTCCTCCTCAGGGTGCTGGGTTGGAGGGCGTCGCTACAACACCAGTAGTAACACCACCAGTGTTGTTGGTTGGAAATGGTCTGATGATTCGTCTTTTTGGAACCAGACTGTCTTTCCTGGTGAGCCATCACATGCTAATTGCAACAGTACTCACTGCGGTCTAGCCACCAGCTACGATATATGCACTTTGGTGACCAATAAGCATGCTGCACTTACTGGAAGGAAGTGTGGTGAGTCCCATGGACTGATTTGCATGATCAATCATG ATAGATGCTACCATGATCACTGCCACAAGGAGTATTTCATAGTCCTCATCGTTGTAAGTGGCTTGATTCTATCAACCACTCTAGCTGTTGTGGTTTGGCTACTTGTCTATAGGCGAAGCAAGAAACGAAGAAGATCGCGTGAAGCTTCCGGTACTTCAGCTACCGCATTGGTGCCACCGCTATGGAAGGTTTTCACTGGTGAGGAACTTAGATCAATCACAAAGAACTTCAGTGAGGGAAATCGGCTTCCTGGCAATGCAAAGACAGGTGGAACCTACAGTGGAATCATGCCAGATGGATCCAAAGTAGCAATTAAGAGATTAAAGAGATCCAGCCTGCAAAGGAAAAAGGATTTCTACTCTGAGATAAGTAGAGTCGCAAAGCTTTATCACCCTAATTTGGTGGCTGTAAAAGGATGTTGCTATGATCATGGCGATCGCTTCATTGTGTATGAGTTTGTCGCAAATGGGCCGTTGGATGTGTGGCTGCATCATATTCCCAGAGGAGGGAGGAGCCTTGATTGGGTAACAAGAATGAGAGTTGCCACAACTCTTGCACAAGGGATTGC ATTTTTGCATGACAAGGTGAAGCCCCAGGTAGTCCACCGTGATATCCGTGCAAGTAATGTTCTTCTTGATGAGGAATTTGGTTCCCATCTGATGGGGGTTGGCCTGTCCAAATTTGTGCCATGGGAAGTAATGCACGAAAGGACCGTGAAGGCTGCTACCTACGGATACCTTGCTCCAGAGTTCATTTACAGGAATGAATTGACAACAAAGAGCGATGTCTATAGCTTCGGTGTGCTGCTTCTAGAAATTATCAGTGGTCGTCGGCCAGCACAGTCTGTTGAATCTGTGGGATGGCAGACCATATTTGAATGGGCAACGCCTCTAGTCCAATCACATCGGTATCTAGAGCTGCTAGACCCGCTCATTAATGACTTACCAGAGGTAGGGGTGATCCAGAAGGTTGTCGACCTTGTCTATTCCTGCACCCAGCATGTCCCCTCAGTGCGGCCAAGGATGTCTCATGTTGTCCATCAACTACAGCAGCTTGAGCTAAAGTCAGCAGCATCTGAGCAACTGAGAAGCGGGACCAGTACCAGCGCGACATCTCCGATGCTACCATTGGAGGTACGAACACCTCGGTGA